A single region of the Pseudosulfitobacter sp. DSM 107133 genome encodes:
- a CDS encoding L,D-transpeptidase family protein, which produces MMIDRLPRRFFLLGGVAAFLSGCASKFRSYNGPEVTRVRLYKSQRLLVLDGTEGVLRTYPVGLGFAPEGHKQFEGDGRTPEGAYTIDRRNPNSLFHLSVGISYPNEEDIAFAEAQGKSPGGDIFIHGGPRKGIDPMNKRDWTAGCISVTDRQVEDVYAMVRDGTPIEIYA; this is translated from the coding sequence GTGATGATTGACAGACTTCCGAGACGTTTCTTTCTCTTGGGTGGCGTGGCGGCCTTTCTCTCGGGATGCGCCAGCAAGTTTCGCTCGTACAACGGTCCAGAAGTGACGCGCGTGCGCCTCTACAAGTCGCAAAGACTGCTGGTGCTTGATGGCACGGAGGGCGTTTTGCGCACCTATCCGGTTGGCTTGGGGTTCGCGCCGGAAGGACACAAGCAATTCGAGGGCGATGGACGCACGCCTGAAGGTGCGTACACCATCGACCGTCGCAATCCGAACAGCCTGTTTCATCTGTCTGTCGGAATTTCCTATCCGAACGAGGAGGATATCGCCTTTGCTGAAGCGCAGGGCAAATCTCCTGGCGGTGATATCTTCATCCATGGCGGTCCCCGAAAGGGCATCGACCCGATGAACAAGCGGGACTGGACGGCTGGATGCATCTCGGTCACCGATCGGCAGGTCGAAGATGTCTATGCAATGGTGCGCGATGGGACACCTATCGAGATTTATGCCTAG